In Hermetia illucens chromosome 5, iHerIll2.2.curated.20191125, whole genome shotgun sequence, a single window of DNA contains:
- the LOC119657537 gene encoding cystathionine gamma-lyase-like, producing MEEPPRFRQRSKGFATTALHTGQDPEQWKSRCVVTPIIMSTTFEQPCLDEFGEFIYGRDGNPTRNVLEKCLAHLDGGEYCVTFSSGTGAVMAVVSMLKPKDHLVCSSDLYGGTTYLLR from the exons atggAGGAACCACCACGATTTCGACAACGATCAAAGGGATTTGCTACGACGGCTCTTCACACTGGACAAGATCCTGAACAATGGAAGAGTCGCTGCGTTGTGACTCCCATTATTATGAGCACCACATTCGAGCAACCTTGTCTTGATGAATTTGGT GAATTCATTTACGGCCGAGATGGGAATCCAACTAGAAATGTTCTTGAAAAATGCTTGGCCCACCTGGACGGGGGAGAGTACTGTGTTACGTTTTCATCGGGTACTGGGGCAGTCATGGCTGTAGTGTCAATGCTTAAGCCCAAGGACCACCTAGTTTGCAGTAGTGATCTTTACGGTGGCACAACTTATCTGCTGAggtaa
- the LOC119656888 gene encoding DDB1- and CUL4-associated factor 10 homolog isoform X2 has translation MNYTNLLVAACEKKSIGLFDPVTTKHTKTINNAHLDSVNCIKFLDNRIFATCSDDTTVAIWDTRNLKKKIRSLQGHSNWVKNIEYSQKDGLLVTSGFDGSIFTWDINSYTEQGFIYHKVFHTSGLMRCRISPDASKMVICTTGGYLIIIHDLDLTTLAKDLCGFRPNIYRLMQLGRQFIPQAAKFDHVFSKTQKRNRVELISDFPERNDAEVVCALQIHPHGWCVLSRNISYDEGSEWSCIHDILEKEEEDYLPNEQVKKRKLSESDDLSPTSNRAGNSSFSSSNFESTSNQNESETNRGSTNNRNEALVPDIWAAEVTVQDRACRIHQRRYRDSNSTNAYAYVYAISSGVIPQSSLRSSVSRRSNLSAASTDGETSNPEDQEPQSPVQINYMSFCNRKIYQNVSRLLYYIEEPNKGRGFIKEPSFSADGRIICSPYEEGFRLLAFNEDCSELPIACDSPQKNPKQLKVIKSVTCHSDIVVSTKFSPRYPLLVSGCLRGKIVWHHPDF, from the exons ATGAATTACAC AAATCTGCTTGTGGCTGCGTGTGAAAAGAAGTCGATAGGACTTTTCGACCCAGTCACAACTAAACacacaaaaacaataaataacgcCCACTTAGATAGTGTCAACTGCATTAA GTTTTTGGATAATCGTATATTTGCAACGTGTTCCGACGATACAACGGTAGCGATATGGGACACACGAAACTTGAAGAAGAAGATCCGAAGTCTACAAGGACACTCAAATTGGGTTAAAAACATTGAATATTCACAGAAAGATGGATTGCTTGTTACCTCTGGATTTGACGGAAGCATCTTCACTTGGGATATAAATTCGTACACAGAACAAGGCTTCATCTATCACAAAGTTTTTCATACATCGGGTCTCATGCGATGTCGAATATCGCCGGATGCATCGAAAATGGTCATTTGTACTACTGGCGGTTACTTAATTATTATACATGATCTTGATTTGACTACGCTTGCAAAGGATCTATGCGGTTTTAGA CCGAATATTTATCGACTTATGCAGCTAGGACGACAATTCATTCCACAGGCAGCAAAATTCGATCACGTTTTTTCAAAGACGCAGAAAAGGAATCGGGTAGAGCTAATCAGTGATTTTCCAGAAAGAAATGATGCCGAAGTTGTTTGTGCGCTGCAG ATACATCCACATGGTTGGTGTGTGCTAAGTCGCAATATAAGCTATGATGAAGGATCTGAATGGAGTTgcatccacgatattctcgagaAAGAGGAGGAAGATTATCTTCCTAACGAACAAGTAAAAAAACGGAAGTTGAGTGAATCAGATGATCTGTCGCCCACCTCTAACAGGGCAGGCAATAGTAGCTTTAGCAGCAGCAATTTCGAAAGTACATCAAATCAAAATGAATCTGAAACCAACCGTGGTTCGACAAATAACCGAAATGAAGCCTTGGTTCCGGATATATGGGCGGCCGAAGTCACAGTACAAGATCGTGCTTGCAGAATCCATCAACGTAGATATCGAGACTCAAATTCAACAAATGCTTACGCTTACGTCTACGCAATAAGCAGCGGTGTGATACCACAGTCGTCCTTACGTTCATCCGTCAGCCGAAGAAGTAACTTAAGCGCAGCCAGCACCGATGGCGAAACGTCCAATCCTGAAGACCAGGAGCCACAAAGTCCTGTCCAAATTAACTACATGTCATTTTGTAATCGGAAAATTTACCAAAATGTTAGTCGACTTCTTTACTATATTGAAGAGCCAAATAAGGGTAGAGGATTCATCAAGGAACCGTCGTTCTCGGCAGACGGGAGAATCATCTGTTCACCATACGAAGAAGGATTCCGCTTACTTGCCTTCAATGAAGACTGCTCTGAACTTCCAATCGCTTGCGATTCACCACAAAAGAATCCTAAACAGCTTAAAGTAATTAAAAGTGTCACATGTCATTCAGATATAGTTGTTAGTACTAAATTTAGTCCACGTTATCCATTATTAGTGAGTGGATGCTTAAGGGGTAAAATTGTATGGCATCATCCAGATTTTTGA
- the LOC119656888 gene encoding DDB1- and CUL4-associated factor 10 homolog isoform X1 gives MTFYKWLQRREHGFRPVLGDEDFVHKCIYNSFKLYKTWNSCGKTGNSDFGGIFNLEFSPDGNLLVAACEKKSIGLFDPVTTKHTKTINNAHLDSVNCIKFLDNRIFATCSDDTTVAIWDTRNLKKKIRSLQGHSNWVKNIEYSQKDGLLVTSGFDGSIFTWDINSYTEQGFIYHKVFHTSGLMRCRISPDASKMVICTTGGYLIIIHDLDLTTLAKDLCGFRPNIYRLMQLGRQFIPQAAKFDHVFSKTQKRNRVELISDFPERNDAEVVCALQIHPHGWCVLSRNISYDEGSEWSCIHDILEKEEEDYLPNEQVKKRKLSESDDLSPTSNRAGNSSFSSSNFESTSNQNESETNRGSTNNRNEALVPDIWAAEVTVQDRACRIHQRRYRDSNSTNAYAYVYAISSGVIPQSSLRSSVSRRSNLSAASTDGETSNPEDQEPQSPVQINYMSFCNRKIYQNVSRLLYYIEEPNKGRGFIKEPSFSADGRIICSPYEEGFRLLAFNEDCSELPIACDSPQKNPKQLKVIKSVTCHSDIVVSTKFSPRYPLLVSGCLRGKIVWHHPDF, from the exons ATGACGTTTTACAAGTGGCTGCAGCGGAGGGAACATGGGTTTCGTCCCGTTCTGGGTGATGAGGATTTTGTTCACAAATGCATTTACAACTCCTTCAAGTTGTATAAAACATGGAATAGTTGCGGCAAAACCGGCAACAGCGACTTTGGAGGAATATTCAATCTGGAATTCTCCCCGGACGG AAATCTGCTTGTGGCTGCGTGTGAAAAGAAGTCGATAGGACTTTTCGACCCAGTCACAACTAAACacacaaaaacaataaataacgcCCACTTAGATAGTGTCAACTGCATTAA GTTTTTGGATAATCGTATATTTGCAACGTGTTCCGACGATACAACGGTAGCGATATGGGACACACGAAACTTGAAGAAGAAGATCCGAAGTCTACAAGGACACTCAAATTGGGTTAAAAACATTGAATATTCACAGAAAGATGGATTGCTTGTTACCTCTGGATTTGACGGAAGCATCTTCACTTGGGATATAAATTCGTACACAGAACAAGGCTTCATCTATCACAAAGTTTTTCATACATCGGGTCTCATGCGATGTCGAATATCGCCGGATGCATCGAAAATGGTCATTTGTACTACTGGCGGTTACTTAATTATTATACATGATCTTGATTTGACTACGCTTGCAAAGGATCTATGCGGTTTTAGA CCGAATATTTATCGACTTATGCAGCTAGGACGACAATTCATTCCACAGGCAGCAAAATTCGATCACGTTTTTTCAAAGACGCAGAAAAGGAATCGGGTAGAGCTAATCAGTGATTTTCCAGAAAGAAATGATGCCGAAGTTGTTTGTGCGCTGCAG ATACATCCACATGGTTGGTGTGTGCTAAGTCGCAATATAAGCTATGATGAAGGATCTGAATGGAGTTgcatccacgatattctcgagaAAGAGGAGGAAGATTATCTTCCTAACGAACAAGTAAAAAAACGGAAGTTGAGTGAATCAGATGATCTGTCGCCCACCTCTAACAGGGCAGGCAATAGTAGCTTTAGCAGCAGCAATTTCGAAAGTACATCAAATCAAAATGAATCTGAAACCAACCGTGGTTCGACAAATAACCGAAATGAAGCCTTGGTTCCGGATATATGGGCGGCCGAAGTCACAGTACAAGATCGTGCTTGCAGAATCCATCAACGTAGATATCGAGACTCAAATTCAACAAATGCTTACGCTTACGTCTACGCAATAAGCAGCGGTGTGATACCACAGTCGTCCTTACGTTCATCCGTCAGCCGAAGAAGTAACTTAAGCGCAGCCAGCACCGATGGCGAAACGTCCAATCCTGAAGACCAGGAGCCACAAAGTCCTGTCCAAATTAACTACATGTCATTTTGTAATCGGAAAATTTACCAAAATGTTAGTCGACTTCTTTACTATATTGAAGAGCCAAATAAGGGTAGAGGATTCATCAAGGAACCGTCGTTCTCGGCAGACGGGAGAATCATCTGTTCACCATACGAAGAAGGATTCCGCTTACTTGCCTTCAATGAAGACTGCTCTGAACTTCCAATCGCTTGCGATTCACCACAAAAGAATCCTAAACAGCTTAAAGTAATTAAAAGTGTCACATGTCATTCAGATATAGTTGTTAGTACTAAATTTAGTCCACGTTATCCATTATTAGTGAGTGGATGCTTAAGGGGTAAAATTGTATGGCATCATCCAGATTTTTGA